The Labeo rohita strain BAU-BD-2019 chromosome 19, IGBB_LRoh.1.0, whole genome shotgun sequence genome window below encodes:
- the golph3l gene encoding Golgi phosphoprotein 3-like — MTTLTKRNRRSEAPTERLSNTEEKEEKADGTDEEQDTDSKSLRLTLMEEILLLGLKDKEGYTSFWNDSISSGLRGCILVELTLRGRVHLEPQTSRKRKLLDRKVVVKSSAPTGDVLLDEALKHIKNTEPPEDVASWIELLTGETWNPLKLHFQIRNVRERLAKNLVEKGVLTTEKQNFLLFDMTTHPLTDSNEKERLIQRLQDSLLERWTNDSRRMNRRMLALILLAHASDVLESALASLPDDRYDTASSRSRGLLEADPDQESAKVTTPAEEMIWAVLAAFNKS, encoded by the exons ATGACCACATTGACCAAGCGGAACCGGCGCTCTGAGGCTCCAACGGAGCGACTGAGTAACACTGAGGAGAAGGAGGAGAAAGCAGACGGCACAGATGAGGAACAGGACACCGACTCCAAATCACTGAGACTCACACTGATGGAGGAGATTCTGCTGCTGGGACTCAAAGATAAAGAg GGCTACACGTCGTTCTGGAACGACAGCATCTCGTCAGGGCTGCGCGGCTGCATTCTGGTGGAGCTGACGCTGAGAGGACGCGTTCACCTCGAACCGCAGACCTCTCGCAAGAGAAAACTACTCGACCGCAAG GTGGTGGTGAAGTCCTCTGCTCCTACAGGTGATGTGCTGCTGGATGAAGCGCTGAAGCACATTAAAAACACTGAACCGCCAGAGGACGTGGCCAGCTGGATTGAGCTGCTGACag GCGAGACGTGGAACCCCCTAAAGCTGCACTTTCAGATCCGTAACGTGCGCGAGCGCCTGGCGAAGAATCTGGTGGAGAAGGGCGTCCTGACCACGGAGAAGCAGAACTTCCTGCTGTTCGACATGACCACGCACCCGCTGACGGACAGCAACGAGAAGGAGCGTCTGATTCAGCGTCTGCAGGACAGTCTTCTGGAGCGCTGGACCAACGACTCGCGCCGCATGAACCGACGCATGCTGGCCCTCATCCTGCTGGCGCACGCCTCCGACGTGCTGGAGAGCGCGCTGGCCTCGCTGCCCGACGACCGCTACGACACGGCCTCCTCGCGCTCGCGCGGCCTGCTGGAGGCCGACCCCGACCAGGAGAGCGCAAAGGTCACGACCCCCGCCGAGGAGATGATCTGGGCCGTCCTGGCCGCCTTCAACAAATCCTGA